One segment of uncultured Methanobrevibacter sp. DNA contains the following:
- a CDS encoding MnmC family methyltransferase translates to MSYENNARVINDDIFDLVNECFSQEKSSRNIEGRVNFFDTYNNYFVLTDDGSYSINSKEINHKVETLHTSTGAISESFEKFIKPMKFNYDEDIAILDICAGIGYNTSAAIADFIKNSSKSTLTIDMVEISKATLACGLFVPSPIEEHDITKKAIEDELIAEDYATLSLETAEIPENIHINVYIEDARQTVQKLKDDTYDAIFLDPFSQNMAPELFSLEFFKEFRRVIKDDGIVATYTSAAPIRDAFIEADFYIGQGPIFGRKQGGTLASPNPLMLDTALPKNDEIRIALSDVGIPFRDPGLNNDSDSILEARTEERHNARHTTKISSAVKTPIFLATEMDDEKLKRRVERNLAKMNIPSTTSKEAYYIVECENSYSKKQDEKNNSRNRILEMKKRLKNVKMGKL, encoded by the coding sequence ATGAGTTATGAAAATAATGCAAGAGTAATCAACGACGATATTTTTGATTTAGTCAATGAATGTTTTAGTCAGGAAAAAAGTAGTCGAAATATTGAAGGAAGGGTTAATTTTTTTGATACTTACAACAATTATTTTGTTTTAACAGATGATGGATCTTATTCTATTAATTCAAAAGAAATAAATCATAAAGTTGAGACATTACATACATCTACCGGTGCAATAAGTGAGTCATTTGAGAAATTTATCAAACCGATGAAGTTCAACTATGATGAAGATATTGCGATTTTAGACATCTGTGCAGGAATAGGATACAACACATCTGCTGCAATCGCTGATTTCATTAAAAATTCTTCAAAATCAACATTGACCATTGATATGGTCGAAATTTCAAAGGCCACACTTGCATGCGGACTTTTTGTGCCTTCACCTATTGAAGAGCATGACATTACAAAAAAGGCCATTGAAGATGAACTTATAGCCGAAGATTACGCAACTTTAAGTTTGGAAACTGCCGAAATTCCAGAAAACATCCACATCAATGTTTACATTGAGGATGCAAGACAAACAGTTCAAAAGCTAAAAGATGACACCTATGATGCAATATTTTTAGATCCCTTCAGTCAGAACATGGCTCCCGAATTATTTTCACTTGAATTTTTCAAAGAGTTCAGAAGAGTAATCAAGGATGACGGAATCGTTGCAACCTATACCTCAGCTGCACCAATAAGAGATGCATTCATTGAAGCTGACTTCTATATCGGCCAAGGCCCGATATTTGGAAGAAAGCAGGGAGGCACACTGGCCAGCCCAAATCCTTTGATGCTTGATACTGCACTTCCAAAAAACGACGAAATAAGAATTGCACTGTCTGATGTGGGAATTCCATTTAGAGACCCTGGCTTAAACAACGACAGTGACAGCATCCTCGAAGCACGAACCGAAGAAAGACACAATGCACGCCACACCACCAAAATATCATCAGCCGTCAAAACTCCAATCTTTTTGGCCACAGAAATGGATGATGAAAAACTGAAAAGACGTGTCGAGAGAAACCTTGCCAAGATGAACATTCCATCAACAACATCAAAAGAAGCATATTACATTGTTGAATGTGAAAACAGCTATTCAAAAAAGCAGGACGAAAAAAATAATTCAAGAAACAGAATTTTAGAAATGAAAAAAAGATTAAAAAATGTTAAAATGGGAAAATTATGA